The Primulina huaijiensis isolate GDHJ02 chromosome 17, ASM1229523v2, whole genome shotgun sequence genome window below encodes:
- the LOC140962794 gene encoding WAT1-related protein At3g28050, translating into MARSGGARNPSSFCYREVLPFTAIVAMECTNVGLNTLYKLATVHGMSRHVFVVYAYAVAALVLLPSPFLSRRSRALPPLNFSILSKIVLLGIIGYTSQIMGYTGINYSSPTLASAMSNLVPAFTFVLAIIFRMEKVKLSSTSSKAKIIGSMVSISGAFVVTLYKGPILFSYTNYSRVSLHGQILSSLQSNWTIGSLFLAVEYSLVPLWYIVITQILKEYPAELTLVFSYTLCVSILGGIVGFFVEPDSSKWKITPSVALASYLCSGIFGCCLNNAVHAWALNVRGPVYVAMFKPLSIAIAAAMGVIILGDTLYLGSVIGATVIAIGFYTVMWGKAKEEMVEFDETSDLESSSATLKHPLLRSHKAEETL; encoded by the exons ATGGCGAGGAGCGGAGGAGCACGGAACCCCAGCAGCTTCTGCTACAGGGAGGTACTGCCGTTCACGGCGATAGTGGCCATGGAGTGTACCAACGTCGGCCTCAACACACTCTACAAGCTCGCCACTGTCCACGGCATGAGCCGCCACGTCTTTGTGGTTTACGCCTACGCCGTCGCAGCTCTGGTTCTCCTCCCGTCTCCGTTCTTATCGCGCCG ATCACGAGCTCTACCACCGTTGAATTTCTCCATACTGAGCAAAATTGTTCTCCTCGGAATCATCGG GTATACTTCGCAGATAATGGGATACACCGGAATCAATTACAGTTCTCCGACGCTTGCTTCGGCGATGAGCAACTTGGTCCCGGCCTTTACTTTTGTTCTTGCCATCATTTTCAG GATGGAGAAGGTGAAGTTATCAAGCACGAGTAGCAAGGCCAAAATAATTGGCTCAATGGTCTCAATATCAGGAGCCTTCGTGGTGACTTTGTACAAGGGCCCAATCTTATTTTCTTACACAAACTACTCTCGTGTTTCACTACATGGTCAAATTTTGAGTTCCTTGCAATCAAATTGGACGATTGGCAGTCTATTTCTTGCCGTCGAGTATTCTCTGGTCCCCCTCTGGTACATTGTCATA ACTCAAATTTTGAAGGAATATCCAGCCGAGCTGACACTAGTCTTCTCCTATACCTTATGCGTGAGCATTCTGGGTGGCATTGTTGGATTCTTCGTGGAACCAGATTCCAGCAAATGGAAGATCACGCCTAGTGTCGCATTGGCCTCTTACCTATGCTCC GGAATTTTTGGCTGTTGTTTAAACAATGCTGTTCATGCATGGGCCTTGAACGTGAGAGGACCGGTCTATGTTGCTATGTTTAAGCCACTTTCCATCGCTATAGCTGCGGCCATGGGAGTCATCATCCTAGGCGATACTCTTTATCTTGGAAG CGTCATCGGAGCAACAGTAATAGCCATCGGATTTTACACGGTGATGTGGGGCAAAGCCAAAGAGGAGATGGTTGAGTTCGATGAAACAAGCGATTTGGAATCGTCCTCGGCAACCTTAAAGCATCCTTTGTTACGAAGTCACAAAGCCGAAGAGACCCTCTAG